Within the Maribacter sp. BPC-D8 genome, the region ACCAGAAGGTTCTTTAATTGAAGGTAATTACACATTAAATGTGTTCGAAGACGAACGTTTAATTACTTCTTCTGAATTTGAATTGAAATAATTATTTTTTTTTTGGGCTATTGTTCTATTTTTGCAACATGGCAAAGCAAGAAGATGATTTTAAGCGTGTAATTTCTCACGCAAAGGAATACGGATATGTATTTCAATCTAGTGAAATTTATGATGGGTTAAGTGCTATTTATGATTATGGTCAAAATGGTGTAGAACTTAAAAAGAATATACGCGACTATTGGTGGAAGGCCATGGTTCAGCTCAATGATAATATCGTTGGGTTAGATGCTGCAATTTTCATGCATCCACTAACGTGGAAAGCTTCTGGGCATATAGATGCGTTTAATGATCCATTAATAGATAATAAAGATTCTAAAAAAAGATATAGAGCAGATGTTTTAGTCGAAGATTATGTCGCTAAAATTGATGCTAAAATTGAAAAAGAGGTCAATAAGGCTGCTAAGCGTTTTGGCGAAGCTTTTGATAAAGAACAGTTTTTGCAAACGAATCAGCGTGTAGTTGATTATCAAGAGCAAGGAAAAACTATTTTAAGCAGGTTAGGTAAATCTTTACAGGATGAAGATTTAGCTGATGTAAAAGCTTTAATAGAAGAATTAGATATCGCTTGCCCAATGTCAGGTTCTAAAAACTGGACAGAGGTAAAGCAGTTTAATCTAATGTTCGGTACAAAGTTAGGTGCCAATGCAGAAACTGCAATGGATCTATTTCTTAGACCAGAAACTGCCCAAGGTATTTTTGTAAATTTCTTGAATGTTCAGAAATCTGGTCGTATGAAAATTCCTTTCGGAATTGCACAGACCGGTAAGGCTTTTAGAAATGAAATTGTTGCAAGGCAGTTTATTTTTAGAATGCGTGAGTTCGAACAAATGGAAATGCAATTCTTTATACAACCAGGCACCCAGAAAGAGTGGTACGAGGTTTGGAAAGAAAAAAGAATGAAGTGGCACATGTCACTTGGTTTAGGTCAAGATAATTATCGTTTTCATGACCATGAGAAATTAGCTCATTATGCAGATGCTGCTTCTGATATAGAATTTCGTTTTCCATTCGGTTTTAAAGAATTAGAGGGTATACATTCTCGTACCGATTTTGATTTAAGCAGTCACGAGAAACTCTCGGGTAAGAAACTACAATATTTTGATCACGAAGTAAATAAGAACTATGTTCCTTATGTATTAGAAACTTCTATCGGTTTAGATAGAATGTTCTTGGCAGTATTCTCTAATTCGCTTAAAGAAGAGGAATTGGAAAATAATACAACTAGAACGGTACTTAAGTTACCAGCTGTTTTAGCACCAGTAAAAGCGGCTATTTTGCCTTTGCTTAAAAAGGACGGCTTACCAGAAATAGCACACCAAATTATAGATGACCTTAAATGGGATTTTAATGTGGTTTATGATGAAAAAGATGCTGTGGGTAGACGTTACAGAAGACAAGATGCCAATGGTACTCCTTTCTGTATTACTGTTGATCACCAGTCTTTAGAAGATCAAACGGTTACCATTAGACATAGAGATTCTATGGAACAAGAGCGTGTTGCTATATCAGCATTGAATGGTATCATTCATGATGCAGTAGATATGAAGACCTGGTTAAAGAAAATGGAATAAGTTAAAGGGTGTAATTCAACTTTACACCGCCATAATAATTAATAGTGTTCCCAGGGTAGAAATACCTTGGGGCATTTCCTCCAAATCCGGTAGCGTTAATTAATACTGATTGGGCGTACTTTGTGTCTGTTAGATTATTGATGCCAAAATCTAGACCTACCCGTAATTTTTCTGTAATTTGATTTTTATAGCCCACTTTAATGTTCAATAAATTAAAGG harbors:
- a CDS encoding glycine--tRNA ligase; protein product: MAKQEDDFKRVISHAKEYGYVFQSSEIYDGLSAIYDYGQNGVELKKNIRDYWWKAMVQLNDNIVGLDAAIFMHPLTWKASGHIDAFNDPLIDNKDSKKRYRADVLVEDYVAKIDAKIEKEVNKAAKRFGEAFDKEQFLQTNQRVVDYQEQGKTILSRLGKSLQDEDLADVKALIEELDIACPMSGSKNWTEVKQFNLMFGTKLGANAETAMDLFLRPETAQGIFVNFLNVQKSGRMKIPFGIAQTGKAFRNEIVARQFIFRMREFEQMEMQFFIQPGTQKEWYEVWKEKRMKWHMSLGLGQDNYRFHDHEKLAHYADAASDIEFRFPFGFKELEGIHSRTDFDLSSHEKLSGKKLQYFDHEVNKNYVPYVLETSIGLDRMFLAVFSNSLKEEELENNTTRTVLKLPAVLAPVKAAILPLLKKDGLPEIAHQIIDDLKWDFNVVYDEKDAVGRRYRRQDANGTPFCITVDHQSLEDQTVTIRHRDSMEQERVAISALNGIIHDAVDMKTWLKKME